The proteins below are encoded in one region of Roseovarius bejariae:
- a CDS encoding tyrosine-protein phosphatase, whose protein sequence is MPIFKRISDWERKLRASYNTDLSTPENRRRAHIYNLWFDHAILRKVWTNFFPVAPGVYRSNQPTHERFEKLKAMGVKSVLNLRGAAGAAHYLVEEESCRQLGLTLVNVSLMARNAAPAANILQVIGAFRSIEKPFVMHCKSGADRAGFASAIYLLAIEDRPISEARKMLSAKYIHFRWTKTGVLDFILDRYEERQKETGIGFEDWIKTEYDHLQMQADYEARHKPLV, encoded by the coding sequence ATGCCCATCTTCAAACGGATTTCCGATTGGGAACGCAAGTTGCGCGCCTCATACAATACCGATCTCTCCACGCCCGAGAACCGCCGCCGCGCGCATATCTATAACCTGTGGTTCGATCACGCGATTCTGCGGAAGGTCTGGACCAACTTTTTTCCTGTAGCACCGGGGGTTTACCGCTCAAACCAACCCACGCACGAGCGTTTTGAAAAGCTCAAGGCCATGGGCGTGAAATCAGTGCTGAACCTGCGCGGTGCGGCCGGGGCGGCACACTACCTGGTCGAGGAGGAAAGCTGTAGGCAGTTGGGCCTGACCCTCGTCAATGTCTCGCTCATGGCCCGCAACGCAGCGCCCGCCGCGAACATCCTGCAAGTGATCGGGGCCTTCCGCAGCATCGAGAAACCCTTTGTCATGCACTGCAAATCCGGTGCGGATCGGGCGGGCTTTGCCTCGGCCATTTACCTTTTGGCAATCGAGGACCGCCCCATAAGCGAGGCGCGCAAGATGCTGAGCGCCAAGTATATCCACTTTCGATGGACAAAGACCGGCGTACTGGATTTCATCCTTGATCGCTATGAGGAGCGCCAGAAGGAAACCGGGATAGGATTCGAGGATTGGATCAAGACCGAATACGACCACCTGCAAATGCAGGCCGATTACGAAGCCCGGCACAAACCGCTGGTGTAA
- a CDS encoding TIGR04283 family arsenosugar biosynthesis glycosyltransferase — translation MRAKLSIVIPTLNAAETLPLCFDALGKGLEAGLIREVVFTDGGSKDATLEIADMAGAMVVGGPPSRGGQLRRGVEATQGEWLLILHADSILPPGWPALVAAQMQDGRPAAFRLRFDAKGVAPQLVAGWANLRSRLFHLPYGDQGLLISRQEYKAVGGYPDIPLMEDVALSRRLGRRLSLLPVAITTSAKKYQRGGWLRRGARNLSLLLRYLLGADPARLAKRY, via the coding sequence ATGCGCGCGAAATTGTCGATTGTAATTCCGACCTTGAATGCCGCCGAGACGCTACCGCTTTGCTTTGATGCACTTGGTAAAGGACTGGAGGCCGGTTTGATCCGCGAAGTGGTGTTCACCGACGGCGGATCTAAGGATGCAACCCTTGAGATTGCGGATATGGCCGGTGCGATGGTGGTGGGCGGCCCCCCTTCGCGCGGGGGGCAGTTGCGGCGCGGGGTGGAGGCCACACAGGGAGAGTGGCTGCTTATCCTGCATGCCGATAGCATTTTGCCGCCGGGATGGCCCGCGCTTGTGGCGGCGCAGATGCAAGACGGCAGGCCCGCGGCCTTTCGCCTTCGTTTCGATGCCAAGGGGGTTGCGCCGCAATTGGTGGCGGGGTGGGCGAACCTGCGTTCGCGGCTGTTTCATCTGCCCTACGGGGATCAGGGCCTGCTGATATCCAGGCAGGAGTATAAGGCCGTCGGGGGTTATCCCGACATTCCACTGATGGAGGATGTGGCCCTGTCGCGCCGCCTTGGGCGGCGGTTGTCGCTGCTGCCCGTGGCGATCACGACAAGCGCGAAAAAATACCAACGGGGCGGGTGGTTGCGGCGCGGAGCGCGGAATCTGTCGTTGCTTTTACGTTACCTCTTGGGGGCGGACCCGGCGCGTTTGGCCAAGCGGTATTGA